A stretch of Myxococcus hansupus DNA encodes these proteins:
- a CDS encoding sensor histidine kinase produces MNTHLLQAATLAWTPSLRVTRAEGDLASILRRPAEALLERPLHDVLGVSAARARELDHRAREDRRAVEFISANLGGEDATPLRLSLGLDAGEASATVLDLNTLLDGAPPVQISRLSSSLSHEIRNPLSSVKMAVQTLARNTGLNDRDKRRLTIANREIRTMERMLWLLSEYGRDTTPKTDAHPLRSVVQEATEMVAPELAERRVEVRVDEEPDIPRVRVDPNRLRPVLAQVLLNVAMGQPEGSPVEVALRRGGPGQVLMILHDPVAALPPEENGTLFEPFGSRLARGAGLSLAALRRVMMGVGGDVSARGSAEPGVVLTLTFAI; encoded by the coding sequence ATGAACACCCATCTCCTGCAAGCCGCGACGCTCGCCTGGACTCCGAGCCTGCGGGTGACACGCGCCGAAGGCGACCTCGCCAGCATCCTGCGCCGCCCCGCGGAGGCGCTCTTGGAGCGGCCCCTGCACGACGTGCTCGGGGTCTCCGCCGCGCGCGCCCGCGAACTGGACCACCGTGCCCGCGAGGACCGCCGCGCCGTGGAGTTCATCTCCGCGAACCTGGGCGGCGAGGACGCCACGCCCCTGCGCCTGTCCCTGGGCCTGGACGCGGGCGAGGCCAGCGCCACCGTGCTGGACCTCAACACCCTGCTGGACGGCGCGCCGCCGGTGCAGATTTCACGGCTGTCGTCCTCGCTCAGCCACGAGATTCGCAACCCGCTCTCCTCGGTGAAGATGGCCGTGCAGACGCTCGCCCGAAACACCGGCCTCAATGACCGGGACAAGCGGCGGCTCACCATCGCCAACCGGGAGATTCGCACCATGGAGCGGATGCTCTGGCTCCTGTCCGAGTACGGCCGGGACACCACGCCCAAGACGGATGCCCATCCGCTGCGCTCGGTGGTCCAGGAGGCCACGGAGATGGTCGCCCCCGAGCTGGCCGAGCGCCGCGTGGAGGTCCGCGTGGACGAGGAGCCCGACATCCCCCGCGTCCGCGTGGACCCCAACCGCCTGCGGCCCGTCCTGGCCCAGGTGCTGCTCAACGTCGCCATGGGCCAACCCGAGGGCAGCCCCGTGGAGGTGGCCCTGCGCCGGGGAGGCCCGGGTCAGGTGCTGATGATCCTCCACGACCCGGTGGCCGCCCTTCCTCCCGAGGAGAACGGCACCTTGTTCGAACCCTTCGGCTCCCGGCTGGCGCGCGGCGCCGGCCTGTCCCTGGCCGCCCTGCGGCGGGTGATGATGGGCGTGGGAGGCGACGTGTCCGCCCGCGGAAGCGCCGAGCCGGGCGTGGTGCTGACGTTGACGTTCGCCATTTGA